One part of the Salinimonas iocasae genome encodes these proteins:
- the srmB gene encoding ATP-dependent RNA helicase SrmB, with translation MTFQDLELDDTLCHAVADMGFSKPTSIQSLVIPEAMDSRDILASAPTGTGKTAAFLLPACQFLLDYPRQEPGATRVLILTPTRELAIQVYEQARAITAKTDLVCGVITGGINYGTDKETLSQNLDILVATPGRLFEHIEKETADCRDIECLILDEADRMLDMGFASIVNQIAAEARWRKQNMLFSATLAGKGVREFATNILNDPAVLEAQPSRKEKAKIHQWYHLADDLTHKQALLLHILQNDISNAIVFVKTRDRLQALKDFLAAEGVMVCWLQGEMPQDKRNAALARFKSGEVPVLLATDVAARGIDVPNVSHVINYDMPRKADIYVHRIGRTGRAGAKGTAISLVEAHDIEMVARVGRFTDEPMKPRVIDSLRPKHKTPKAPVKKKKVKKSAAKKKAKGKK, from the coding sequence ATGACATTTCAGGACTTAGAGCTTGATGATACCTTATGTCACGCCGTTGCCGACATGGGGTTTTCAAAACCAACATCAATTCAGTCTCTGGTAATTCCAGAGGCGATGGACAGCCGGGACATTCTGGCCAGCGCGCCCACCGGAACAGGTAAAACTGCTGCGTTTTTGCTTCCTGCCTGTCAGTTTTTGCTCGACTACCCTCGTCAGGAACCGGGGGCCACACGGGTGCTGATTCTAACGCCCACCCGTGAATTAGCCATCCAGGTTTATGAACAGGCCCGTGCGATCACAGCAAAAACCGATTTGGTCTGCGGTGTTATCACCGGTGGTATCAATTATGGTACAGACAAAGAAACGCTGAGCCAGAATCTGGATATTCTGGTTGCGACACCCGGCCGCCTGTTTGAACACATCGAAAAAGAGACGGCTGACTGTCGCGACATTGAATGCCTGATTCTGGATGAAGCGGACCGGATGCTGGATATGGGCTTTGCCAGCATTGTGAATCAAATTGCCGCAGAAGCACGCTGGCGTAAGCAAAACATGCTGTTTTCGGCGACCCTGGCCGGTAAGGGTGTCAGAGAGTTTGCGACTAATATTCTTAACGACCCTGCGGTACTTGAGGCGCAGCCTTCACGTAAGGAAAAAGCCAAAATTCATCAGTGGTATCACCTGGCCGATGACCTGACGCATAAGCAGGCACTGCTATTACACATTCTGCAAAACGATATCAGTAATGCCATCGTATTTGTAAAAACCCGTGACCGTTTACAGGCGCTCAAAGATTTTCTGGCTGCAGAAGGGGTCATGGTTTGCTGGCTGCAGGGAGAAATGCCCCAGGATAAGCGGAATGCGGCCCTGGCACGGTTTAAAAGCGGTGAGGTTCCGGTATTACTGGCTACCGATGTGGCAGCACGTGGTATTGATGTACCTAATGTGTCTCATGTCATCAATTATGATATGCCGCGTAAGGCTGATATCTATGTGCACCGTATTGGTCGCACCGGACGGGCCGGCGCAAAAGGCACTGCAATATCTCTGGTTGAGGCACACGATATTGAGATGGTTGCACGGGTCGGCAGATTTACCGACGAGCCTATGAAGCCACGTGTTATTGACAGTCTGCGCCCGAAGCATAAAACGCCTAAAGCGCCGGTAAAGAAAAAGAAAGTGAAAAAGTCAGCCGCTAAAAAGAAGGCTAAAGGTAAAAAGTAA
- the rdgB gene encoding RdgB/HAM1 family non-canonical purine NTP pyrophosphatase has protein sequence MSFPEKIVLASGNSGKVKEFAKLFAEYEVQVVPQKELGVGDVPETGTTFVENAVIKARHAARETGLPAIADDSGLVVNALGGAPGIYSARFAGQDATDTQNVELLLSRMHNEADRRAHFMCTLVFMRHADDPVPLISQGHWHGLITQQVSGHGGFGYDPVFHVPSHECTAAELDSKTKNSISHRGQAMAFLVQQMRQTFA, from the coding sequence ATGTCCTTTCCCGAAAAAATAGTCCTGGCATCAGGCAACAGCGGTAAGGTAAAAGAGTTTGCCAAACTGTTTGCTGAATACGAAGTACAGGTCGTTCCACAAAAAGAGCTTGGCGTGGGCGATGTGCCCGAAACCGGCACGACGTTTGTTGAAAATGCGGTCATCAAGGCGCGACATGCTGCCAGAGAAACCGGCCTGCCAGCCATAGCAGATGATTCGGGGCTGGTGGTTAACGCCCTGGGCGGGGCACCAGGTATTTATTCAGCCCGGTTTGCCGGACAGGATGCGACCGATACGCAAAATGTTGAATTACTGCTGTCTCGCATGCATAACGAAGCTGATCGCAGAGCGCATTTTATGTGCACGCTGGTTTTTATGCGTCACGCTGATGACCCGGTGCCACTAATTAGTCAGGGCCACTGGCATGGTCTTATCACACAGCAGGTCTCCGGTCACGGCGGGTTCGGTTATGACCCGGTGTTTCATGTTCCCTCTCACGAGTGCACTGCTGCTGAGTTAGACAGTAAAACTAAAAACAGCATCAGTCATCGCGGCCAGGCCATGGCGTTTTTAGTTCAGCAAATGAGGCAAACCTTTGCGTAA
- the hemW gene encoding radical SAM family heme chaperone HemW yields MRNPPLGLYIHIPWCVQKCPYCDFNSHGLKNSLPETEYVAHLLDDLANDAKRIGSREVTSIFIGGGTPSLFSEAAIATLLKGVRQRVNLSPEAEITLEANPGTLEADRFRGYVQAGVNRISIGIQSFQAQHLSALGRIHNSEQAMSAICQAHDAGLNSFNVDLMHGLPDQTLDNAMSDLTQAIAQNPAHLSWYQLTIEPNTPFYSKPPDLPDDDTLWDIQTHGHALLKDAGYHQYEISGYCQPGFECQHNLNYWRFGDYLGIGCGAHGKITDTASNTIYRTVKVKHPRGYMELARPYLDQQTTVNREDLAFEFFMNRFRLVEPCPKQAFTDFTGTALSSVQQASLEQAYDQKLLDVDREHWQVTDKGRRYLNSLLSAFV; encoded by the coding sequence TTGCGTAATCCGCCCCTTGGCCTCTATATCCATATTCCATGGTGCGTGCAAAAGTGCCCCTACTGTGATTTTAACTCTCATGGTCTGAAAAACTCATTGCCTGAAACCGAATATGTTGCGCATTTATTGGATGATTTAGCCAACGATGCAAAGCGTATAGGCAGTCGCGAGGTAACAAGCATATTTATTGGCGGAGGAACGCCGAGCCTTTTCAGTGAGGCCGCCATTGCAACATTGCTCAAGGGCGTCAGACAGCGCGTAAATCTGTCACCTGAGGCAGAGATTACTCTGGAGGCGAACCCCGGCACCCTTGAGGCAGATCGCTTTCGAGGGTATGTGCAGGCGGGTGTTAACCGAATTTCAATCGGCATTCAAAGCTTTCAGGCACAGCATTTGTCGGCTCTGGGTCGTATTCATAACAGCGAACAGGCCATGTCTGCGATCTGCCAGGCACACGATGCCGGACTAAACAGTTTCAACGTAGATTTAATGCATGGTTTGCCGGACCAGACGCTGGATAATGCCATGAGCGACCTCACTCAGGCTATTGCTCAGAACCCGGCGCACCTATCCTGGTACCAACTGACTATTGAGCCTAATACGCCATTTTATTCAAAGCCACCGGATCTTCCTGATGACGATACTCTCTGGGATATTCAGACGCATGGTCACGCTTTGCTTAAAGATGCCGGTTATCACCAGTATGAAATTTCTGGCTATTGCCAGCCTGGCTTTGAGTGCCAGCATAATCTGAATTACTGGCGGTTCGGGGATTATCTGGGTATTGGCTGCGGTGCGCATGGTAAAATTACTGACACAGCCTCTAATACGATTTACCGCACTGTGAAAGTGAAGCATCCCAGAGGCTACATGGAACTGGCGCGTCCGTATCTGGACCAGCAAACAACAGTAAATCGTGAGGATTTGGCTTTTGAGTTTTTCATGAACCGTTTCAGGTTGGTAGAGCCATGCCCGAAACAGGCGTTTACCGACTTTACCGGTACAGCGTTAAGCTCGGTTCAGCAAGCGAGTCTTGAGCAGGCTTACGATCAAAAGCTGCTCGATGTCGACAGGGAGCACTGGCAGGTCACCGACAAAGGGCGACGTTATCTCAACAGCCTGCTTTCAGCGTTTGTCTAA
- a CDS encoding DUF2884 family protein translates to MQRLSNTVYAGILFFLCCSQAVADEFTCDIDFAYGLVVNDEQIRVMEKSRTILQINDREQLFVGGRWVELDEQHTTWLKDYAEGLHYVVPQMIVLATEGVDLAVDTIDHVYQGLVGTDHDSYERLQSAMMRVKERVKEKFRHASDHYFIGPGSLESVDEFVDTEIEAQLEGGISASVGGILSAISGINSNNTDVDSERVARLSRQLEAVELQLGGEMAPKALTLRNKAHWFCNKLKALNKLEEQLRRDVPEMANFDIITDEHQHRHIDD, encoded by the coding sequence ATGCAGAGACTCTCCAACACCGTTTACGCGGGTATACTCTTTTTTCTGTGCTGCTCACAGGCAGTCGCAGACGAATTCACCTGTGATATTGATTTTGCTTACGGCCTGGTGGTTAACGATGAGCAAATAAGGGTGATGGAAAAATCCCGAACAATTCTGCAAATCAACGATCGGGAGCAGTTGTTTGTGGGCGGGCGCTGGGTCGAGCTGGATGAACAGCATACCACCTGGCTTAAGGACTATGCTGAAGGCCTGCACTATGTGGTACCGCAGATGATTGTGCTGGCTACAGAAGGCGTGGATCTGGCGGTAGATACCATCGACCATGTTTATCAGGGGCTGGTGGGCACTGATCATGACAGTTACGAGCGCCTGCAATCTGCCATGATGCGGGTGAAGGAAAGAGTAAAAGAGAAGTTTCGTCATGCCAGTGATCACTATTTTATCGGTCCAGGATCGCTGGAAAGTGTAGACGAGTTTGTCGATACTGAAATTGAAGCGCAACTTGAGGGCGGTATCTCCGCCTCGGTCGGCGGCATATTATCAGCCATCAGCGGCATCAACTCTAACAACACCGATGTTGATAGTGAACGTGTCGCGCGATTATCCCGTCAGTTGGAAGCTGTGGAACTGCAACTCGGCGGTGAGATGGCGCCTAAAGCGCTGACACTGCGCAACAAAGCCCACTGGTTCTGCAATAAGCTAAAAGCGCTTAATAAGCTTGAAGAGCAACTTCGTCGTGACGTGCCAGAAATGGCGAACTTTGACATTATCACCGATGAACATCAACACCGGCATATCGACGATTAG
- a CDS encoding Lcl C-terminal domain-containing protein: MKAIALLAGMMLSPAALAQICLSQASETTPTDDFIEVAQDEVRDTQTNLVWKRCAQGQTWDGTTCTGDAQPMSWQEALESAQQQDDKDQQGWRVPNIKELASVTERQCVRPAINQTVFPGTPQDDFWTSTPSVSDPDGAWVVAFFNSSHSVKRKDRFVYVRLVRTYTGS, encoded by the coding sequence ATGAAAGCAATCGCATTACTTGCAGGAATGATGTTAAGTCCGGCAGCGCTGGCGCAAATTTGCCTGTCGCAGGCTTCTGAAACCACGCCCACAGACGATTTTATCGAAGTGGCGCAGGATGAGGTGCGCGACACGCAAACGAATCTGGTATGGAAGCGCTGTGCGCAAGGGCAGACCTGGGACGGTACCACCTGCACCGGCGATGCTCAGCCGATGTCCTGGCAGGAGGCGCTTGAATCAGCGCAACAGCAGGACGATAAAGATCAGCAAGGGTGGCGCGTGCCTAACATCAAGGAACTGGCATCCGTAACCGAACGTCAGTGTGTGCGACCGGCAATTAACCAAACGGTTTTTCCGGGGACGCCACAAGATGATTTCTGGACATCGACACCCTCTGTCAGCGACCCGGACGGCGCCTGGGTGGTCGCGTTTTTTAACTCCAGCCACTCGGTGAAACGAAAAGACCGTTTTGTCTATGTTCGTTTGGTGCGCACCTACACCGGCTCGTAG
- a CDS encoding Lcl C-terminal domain-containing protein, protein MTWFVKQNPGTYPYRRLIGAAALGMMLGACGGGSDSSDSTPAPAQLLVNAGADVQAPEQSTVTVSAQTQDSEETLSYQWSASPSLEITQEDETSGEATVTLPVLEEQATYTLTVRVSGEGGATGSDTLVITGLPENSEPLAVIDVTPAADDNDRYAAGISLTLDGANSTDADAKDPQDPISEWLWTQTEGVDVTGGLALNKPQLTITTPIASSEQTLGFSLTVTDHEGATHTETVQIVVKADSDTAPTVSAGYNQAIFSGEPIVLEGSADSSVPDAFPFTVNWESSGLAGMTVKEPDTLSTFALAPDVDSETSVTFVLNVTDANGNLASDTINVKVRPMPVARLNDTGVTAQATTDVVVQTQQNAFAGQDGQRGADVVASEGLLEKAGAGDAGFDFTKVNDNGDEQDDNASDWSCVRDNTTGLVWEVKTTRGGLHDTQHTYGWYQEENNGGVNGSLNPAAASCSITNCNTNALIAEVNREGLCGFYDWRLPTHQELMSLLHFGKDNAQMVDEMYFPNTGSMTEAPLWYWTSRPGADGVTNDAAQNSVAIDFATGVDNFLKKDRAIRVRLVRAGRN, encoded by the coding sequence ATGACGTGGTTTGTAAAACAAAACCCAGGTACGTACCCGTACCGGCGCCTGATTGGCGCAGCTGCACTTGGTATGATGCTTGGCGCCTGTGGAGGCGGTTCTGACAGCAGCGACAGTACACCTGCTCCGGCACAGCTGCTGGTTAATGCCGGCGCTGATGTTCAGGCACCGGAACAAAGCACGGTGACAGTTAGTGCTCAAACGCAGGATTCTGAAGAAACACTTTCCTACCAGTGGTCGGCCAGCCCGTCGCTGGAAATCACTCAGGAAGACGAAACCTCTGGCGAGGCGACGGTTACGTTGCCGGTTTTGGAAGAGCAGGCTACCTATACTCTTACCGTAAGAGTCTCGGGAGAAGGCGGGGCGACAGGGTCTGATACGTTAGTGATAACCGGGCTACCGGAAAACAGCGAGCCGCTTGCTGTTATTGACGTTACGCCGGCCGCTGATGACAACGATCGCTATGCCGCAGGTATTTCTCTTACCCTTGATGGTGCTAACAGTACGGATGCTGATGCAAAGGACCCACAGGATCCTATCAGTGAATGGCTATGGACACAGACCGAAGGGGTTGATGTTACCGGCGGTCTTGCACTGAACAAACCTCAACTGACTATCACTACGCCGATTGCTTCTTCAGAGCAGACGCTGGGTTTCAGTCTTACCGTTACAGACCATGAAGGCGCAACCCATACAGAAACAGTGCAAATAGTGGTGAAAGCTGATTCCGACACTGCGCCGACAGTGAGCGCTGGATATAATCAGGCCATTTTTAGCGGCGAGCCCATCGTACTTGAAGGCTCAGCTGATTCATCGGTACCCGATGCCTTTCCATTTACCGTTAACTGGGAATCTTCAGGATTAGCGGGAATGACGGTGAAAGAACCTGATACGTTGTCCACCTTTGCCCTGGCCCCGGATGTAGACAGTGAAACCAGCGTAACATTTGTACTGAATGTCACGGATGCAAATGGCAATCTTGCCAGCGATACCATAAACGTTAAAGTTCGGCCGATGCCGGTGGCTAGGTTAAACGACACGGGCGTTACCGCCCAGGCCACTACTGATGTAGTGGTGCAGACTCAGCAGAATGCGTTCGCCGGTCAGGATGGACAACGCGGTGCCGATGTCGTTGCCAGCGAGGGACTACTGGAAAAGGCAGGCGCTGGCGACGCAGGCTTTGACTTTACCAAGGTTAATGATAACGGCGATGAGCAGGACGATAATGCATCAGACTGGTCGTGTGTCAGAGATAACACCACGGGACTGGTCTGGGAAGTGAAAACGACCCGGGGCGGACTGCATGATACCCAGCATACCTATGGCTGGTATCAGGAAGAAAATAATGGCGGCGTAAATGGCTCACTGAATCCGGCTGCAGCCAGCTGTTCAATAACCAACTGTAACACCAACGCGCTTATCGCTGAGGTGAACCGTGAAGGCCTGTGTGGTTTCTACGACTGGCGCCTGCCTACGCACCAGGAGTTGATGAGCCTGCTGCACTTTGGCAAAGATAATGCGCAGATGGTGGATGAGATGTATTTTCCCAATACAGGGAGTATGACTGAAGCACCGCTGTGGTACTGGACCTCTCGCCCGGGCGCGGACGGTGTGACCAACGACGCGGCGCAAAATTCAGTGGCTATAGATTTTGCTACTGGCGTAGATAATTTCCTTAAAAAGGATCGTGCCATCCGGGTTCGTCTGGTCAGGGCGGGGAGAAACTAA
- a CDS encoding PAS domain-containing protein, translated as MSESLEELQAFHWMMDMLQTVDVGIVVLDREFRVKVWNGFMESHSGMLPSDVRDKTLFTLFPDITESWFAQKARPVFELKTRAFMTWEQRPYLFKFPNYRPITGNEQYMYQNITLSPLVSANGRVENISMMIYDVTDIAAGKKQLEAIQVAQSEALERQQDMF; from the coding sequence ATGTCTGAATCCTTAGAAGAACTGCAGGCCTTTCACTGGATGATGGATATGCTGCAAACCGTTGATGTCGGCATTGTGGTCTTAGATCGGGAATTTCGCGTGAAAGTCTGGAACGGTTTTATGGAAAGCCACAGTGGTATGCTTCCCAGCGATGTACGCGACAAAACGCTGTTTACGTTGTTTCCGGATATCACCGAATCGTGGTTTGCGCAGAAAGCCAGACCGGTCTTCGAGCTTAAAACCCGCGCATTCATGACGTGGGAGCAGCGTCCATATTTATTTAAGTTTCCCAATTACCGGCCGATTACAGGTAATGAACAGTACATGTATCAGAACATCACGCTGTCGCCCCTGGTTTCGGCCAACGGACGTGTCGAGAATATCAGTATGATGATTTACGATGTGACCGATATCGCCGCTGGTAAAAAGCAGCTTGAAGCCATACAGGTGGCACAGAGTGAGGCGCTGGAAAGACAGCAGGATATGTTCTGA
- a CDS encoding response regulator, translating to MFSVVVCDDSLVARKQVAKSLPQDWQIAVHFAKHGGEALALIRQGKGNLLLLDLNMPQVDGYETLSAIRNEQLPVTTIVVSGDIQPEAHERVTAMGASDFIQKPVNPDILKKTLIDNRILTEEGEPHPQKASLDPAIRDCYQEITNIAMGRAGDHLARIMNVFVHLPIPNVNLIEVSELHMMLSDIEGHEEVSAVCQGFLGPGVRGEALCILSDSSFEDVARILNVQGEVDDRIQLELLMDAASILIGTCLTGLAEQLDINFSQGHPIVLGQHRAITDIISANSLKWRRTLAIELSYGLEGYNVRCDLMLLFTEDSMDTMNAKLAHLLEDM from the coding sequence ATGTTTTCAGTAGTAGTGTGTGACGACTCTCTGGTTGCGCGAAAGCAGGTGGCAAAAAGTTTACCGCAGGATTGGCAGATTGCTGTTCATTTCGCCAAGCACGGTGGCGAAGCACTGGCGCTGATACGGCAGGGTAAGGGCAACCTGTTGCTGCTTGATCTTAATATGCCACAGGTGGATGGCTATGAAACATTAAGTGCCATTCGTAACGAACAACTTCCTGTTACCACCATCGTTGTTTCCGGTGACATACAGCCAGAAGCTCACGAACGGGTAACCGCCATGGGCGCATCAGATTTTATCCAAAAACCGGTCAACCCGGACATCCTGAAAAAAACGCTTATCGATAACCGCATTTTAACGGAAGAAGGTGAGCCCCACCCGCAAAAAGCTTCGCTTGATCCTGCTATTCGCGACTGCTATCAGGAAATTACCAATATTGCGATGGGGCGGGCAGGGGACCACCTCGCGCGCATTATGAACGTGTTCGTACATTTGCCTATTCCCAACGTAAACCTGATTGAGGTTTCAGAGCTTCACATGATGCTTTCTGATATTGAAGGTCATGAGGAGGTCAGCGCAGTCTGTCAGGGCTTTTTGGGGCCGGGTGTCCGCGGCGAGGCGCTGTGTATTCTCAGCGACTCAAGCTTCGAGGATGTGGCGCGGATTTTAAATGTGCAGGGAGAGGTGGATGACAGGATCCAGCTTGAGCTGTTGATGGATGCGGCCAGTATTCTCATTGGAACGTGCCTAACCGGGCTGGCGGAGCAGCTGGATATTAATTTCAGTCAGGGCCACCCCATTGTGCTGGGTCAGCACCGGGCTATCACCGACATTATTTCTGCTAATAGTCTGAAATGGCGCAGAACTCTGGCCATAGAGCTGAGTTATGGTCTGGAAGGATACAATGTACGTTGCGATCTTATGTTGCTTTTCACTGAAGACTCAATGGATACGATGAACGCCAAACTCGCCCACCTGCTGGAGGATATGTGA
- a CDS encoding LrgB family protein, whose protein sequence is MIDIVSDVMHELWQVLLNTATIPGLQWLSITLAIYAGAIKINRAAGNNPLLHPLVITAIGVMALSVITGTGIEDYQQHAGLLHWLLGPATVALALPMFAQWQKVRELGWRLVLAIGVGGIIAPVLAWLCLFVVDAPLALQMTMLAKSITTPLAMETSRVIGGVPELAAVFVIITGIAGAIAAPLSFGLFQVADRQAQGIALGSVAHAVGTAKALSMGEDVAAMASLGLCLNGIMTAIVLPLVFS, encoded by the coding sequence ATGATTGATATTGTGTCAGATGTGATGCATGAATTGTGGCAGGTGCTTTTGAATACAGCCACGATACCGGGACTGCAGTGGTTATCGATAACACTGGCTATATATGCCGGGGCCATCAAAATAAACCGGGCAGCGGGAAACAATCCGCTTTTGCACCCGCTGGTGATTACAGCCATTGGCGTTATGGCTTTATCAGTAATAACCGGAACCGGTATTGAGGATTATCAACAACATGCCGGATTACTGCATTGGTTGCTGGGCCCGGCCACTGTGGCGCTGGCCCTGCCGATGTTTGCGCAGTGGCAAAAGGTACGCGAGCTAGGCTGGCGTTTGGTGCTGGCTATCGGGGTTGGCGGTATCATCGCCCCGGTACTTGCCTGGCTATGTTTGTTTGTGGTTGATGCACCGCTGGCACTTCAGATGACGATGCTGGCAAAATCAATTACTACGCCGCTGGCTATGGAAACCAGCCGTGTTATTGGTGGCGTTCCGGAACTTGCGGCTGTGTTTGTCATCATCACCGGTATTGCCGGCGCTATCGCCGCGCCACTTAGCTTTGGGCTATTTCAGGTTGCTGACCGGCAGGCTCAGGGGATAGCGCTTGGATCAGTGGCTCATGCTGTGGGCACCGCAAAAGCGCTGAGTATGGGAGAAGACGTGGCTGCGATGGCCAGCCTGGGACTTTGTCTGAACGGCATTATGACGGCCATTGTTTTACCTCTGGTTTTTAGTTAA
- a CDS encoding CidA/LrgA family protein yields MPAFLFNVLKQCFGMLTLFAFYILGEVIVQSAGLPLPGALVGLLILLFALLLLKRTPASVGSGARPLLSHMTVLFVPAVCAVMLMWQDIAPYLLSISVAIFISTALSLGATAWGAVRIFSASKREQHHD; encoded by the coding sequence ATGCCTGCCTTCCTTTTCAATGTGCTAAAGCAGTGCTTTGGCATGTTGACGCTTTTTGCATTCTACATCCTCGGTGAAGTCATTGTTCAGTCAGCCGGCTTGCCCTTACCCGGTGCGTTGGTTGGTTTATTGATTTTGCTTTTTGCGCTTCTGCTTTTAAAAAGAACGCCGGCAAGCGTGGGCAGCGGGGCCCGGCCGTTACTCTCCCATATGACCGTACTGTTTGTTCCGGCGGTATGTGCGGTAATGCTGATGTGGCAGGATATTGCGCCTTACCTGCTAAGTATTTCTGTAGCTATTTTCATTAGTACGGCGCTGAGCCTGGGGGCAACGGCCTGGGGGGCGGTACGGATATTTTCTGCATCGAAAAGGGAGCAGCACCATGATTGA
- a CDS encoding LytR/AlgR family response regulator transcription factor, protein MKTSLSVWEQKLVSYQQVIASADPDDTPLQADDSQPALTTLSAFLLLRPNNVATQLQHLLAYHPDVHAVQHVTSDAEIMPDNQYTICVCEPAHATRLSMQFTSARLQLVVVGSNNADALKAFECGAAAFIHLPLREQHVMQVVSDISVRLQEHIQRQRIRHLLENMMLKLNIAPDEIASWLRSRLSQRAKKRVSFRSDNAWCSLACEDINWIQAAGDYMCIYTSGENFVVRTTLADLSRKLTDDTFQRVNRSELVNRHFVKMVEQCANRVAYVVLDDGTRLKISRRHFAGFWQYNT, encoded by the coding sequence ATGAAAACATCTTTGTCAGTGTGGGAGCAAAAGCTTGTTTCTTACCAACAGGTTATTGCTTCTGCTGACCCTGATGATACCCCGCTTCAAGCTGACGACAGCCAACCGGCGCTCACCACGCTTTCCGCTTTCTTATTATTACGGCCCAATAATGTAGCTACTCAGCTTCAACATTTGTTGGCGTATCATCCTGATGTTCACGCGGTACAACATGTAACTTCTGATGCTGAAATTATGCCGGATAACCAGTACACAATATGTGTATGTGAACCAGCGCATGCGACCAGGTTATCTATGCAGTTTACGAGCGCCAGACTGCAGTTGGTGGTAGTGGGGAGCAACAATGCTGATGCACTGAAAGCGTTTGAATGTGGAGCTGCAGCATTTATTCATCTGCCACTGCGAGAGCAACACGTTATGCAGGTGGTTAGTGATATATCAGTCAGGTTGCAGGAACATATCCAGCGGCAGCGAATCAGACATTTACTGGAAAATATGATGCTGAAGCTGAATATTGCCCCGGATGAAATCGCATCATGGCTACGTTCACGTTTATCGCAGCGCGCAAAAAAACGGGTGAGTTTTCGTAGCGACAATGCCTGGTGTAGTCTGGCTTGCGAAGACATTAACTGGATTCAGGCTGCCGGCGACTACATGTGTATTTATACTTCGGGTGAAAATTTTGTGGTCAGAACAACGTTGGCTGATCTTAGCCGCAAGCTGACAGATGATACCTTTCAACGCGTGAACCGTTCAGAGCTAGTTAACCGGCACTTTGTCAAAATGGTTGAGCAATGCGCCAACCGGGTTGCTTACGTGGTGCTTGATGACGGTACCCGGCTTAAAATAAGTCGTCGCCACTTCGCCGGTTTCTGGCAATATAATACGTAA
- a CDS encoding DUF3718 domain-containing protein: MKNVKSWARTAATVMSVCVVAGGISFSANASYPKYLESDLVKICTAIRDNKSFQLHMAIKKSGLTYRAVEKGLVCDSMDIHTFAQVNKADATGDLLARRLKYDRTLTASR, from the coding sequence ATGAAAAACGTAAAATCATGGGCAAGAACAGCAGCGACCGTAATGTCAGTTTGTGTGGTTGCAGGTGGTATTTCATTTAGTGCTAATGCCAGTTACCCCAAATACCTTGAATCAGACCTGGTAAAAATCTGTACCGCAATCAGAGACAACAAATCGTTTCAGCTGCACATGGCGATAAAGAAAAGCGGGCTGACTTATCGTGCGGTAGAAAAAGGTTTGGTTTGTGACAGCATGGACATTCATACCTTTGCGCAGGTGAATAAAGCCGACGCAACTGGTGATTTGCTTGCCCGCAGACTAAAATATGACCGTACCCTAACGGCTTCTCGTTAA